From the Trifolium pratense cultivar HEN17-A07 linkage group LG4, ARS_RC_1.1, whole genome shotgun sequence genome, the window tttaagggaccaaaacagactttattttctttaagggaccaatgtgaaacctaaaatgtctttaagggaccatttaactaattaagcctatttattttgtgttgaCATTATTTGTGACATACATAGAGATCATATATGTAATGTCTACCAATATAATGAAACTTGTTTGTCATGCTTTCAGGGCTggataatttctcattttccgAGACTTAGTGTGTGGGCGGATGATACTATCTATGCTGAGGTTATGCCGCCCTTTGCAAAATTCATGTTGTTTTTCTGGATGATTAAGGTGTGGTAATTTGAAAGCAAATCACTTGCCTGAGCGTGTGCTTAGACAATTTAAACATGTCCAAGGCATTCCAAGAAAACCGGATTTGTCTGCGACGCCGGGGATGAGCTTATGTGAGATTGATCGAGTTTTTATGGAGGAGTTGGATTTGAGGATGATTGTTGAAGAGATGAGGGGTCAGGCTGTGGTTAGCGCATGGGACCATGAACTTGGATATATGACATGGTTTTACAAAGTGTCGCATCCAGTTATGCGACCCGTACAAGCTCCCGCGTCACCACCAAGGCCACCTAACTTAGAGGTGTTGATAGAGGCCGCAGAAGCAAGGAATGACCCTAATATGCTTCAGGTATGCCGTGGTGTTAGGGATGAGGTGGAGAGGTCACTTCGCGAAGGTGAGGCGGTGGAAGGAACTCCTGTTCATGGTACTTTGCGGAGGATTTTGAATTTGCTTAACCCTATTTTGACGTGTCGGCGACTTAAGCGGGGTAGGGGGAGACGATACAACACTCGAGAGTAGGCTTAGCTAATATTGTAACTCATATGTtgtttaatgtaattttattattttaatttgccGAATTTGGATGTAATTTGATTTCAACAATTTGGTGTATTTGACTACATTTAATTACCCGTTACATTTTTGTGATTTCCGTTAACGTGATGTGTCTAATACTCAATTatgttatgatattttatgacgTTACATAAATgtgcaagaaaaaaaaacaaacaggTTTCGAAATCAATAGTGGTGAGGTGGGGATGTAGTAATTGACCTTTAAGTGAACAAATGAATATTTCGGTACACACGTACTGAAATCTGGGTAAATTTCGGTTCCTGGTAACCGAACATACATTTCGGTAAATTTCTGCCGAACAGACCCTATTCCAGTGAACAAATGAATATTTCGGTACACACGTACCGAAATTTGGGTAAATTTCGGTTCCTGGTCACCGAACATATATTTCGGTAAATGTCTGCCGAATTGGCTTTATTCCAGTGAGCCAATGAAAATTTTGGGGACCATTTACCGAAATCTAGGTAAATTTCGGTATTCAATTGCCGAAAATGTTGTggttcggttcgcaggtaccgaaattaattaatatatcagAAAAACTTAAAACCTTCACCATTTGCGTGAAAACAGTTTGTAACAAAGGCTAGGGCGATTTTGAAGGTTTCAATCGCAAAATCGCAAATTGAGGGTTTCACCAGTAGAACGACAATTTCTCTCTTCTAATCATTCAATTTCACTCTGCTAATCATCGAACTTATCTCTACAAGTAAGATTTCAAACTCAACTCTTTCATTTTCttgctttttatatttttgtgattttgatttgataatGCTCGTGATTATTGTTTTGATTCCAATAAATTTGGGGTGGTATTTTAATTTAGGGTATACGATTGGACTTGTATAGGGTAATTTAATTTAGGGCATATGAATTGGATTTGTAGTCTGGTTTATGTGCACcaagtgtttgacaaaatgcTTGTATGAGTACTGatttatgtataaaaattgtttgaatgaGTAACTGATGAATTACGTAGATACTTATAGTGACTGTTTTCTTATAGGAATCATGACAGACGACAAAGTTGGCCGAACAAGACGTGACGGTGCAAGCAAAGCACATAGCTCTGCATGTAGAGAGGCTGCGGTCAATGTAGATAAAATTCCAAGTCGGGCTAAGGGGAAAGCAGTTGCAACCACAACGGATGAGCCTCGACATGAGGATGATGACTTTCAAACTGAACATGAGGATGCAGAATCGCAAGAGGAGAATGAACACGAGGAGGAGGTTGAGGATGTGGAGGAAAATTTTGCTGAGGAAGGGGAGGAGGGAGTGGATGAGGAAGCGGACGAGGAAGCGGAGGAAGAAGGGGAGGAAGAAGTGGAGGAAGAAGCGGAAGAGGAAGGGGAGGAGGAAGATGAGTCTGAACAACCACCACCAGAACCTAAAAAATCACGGAAAAAGGTTACGCGAGTAACACAAGGAAAGAACCCACCACGAGTAAAACCACCACCAGTTACATGTTACAATGGTGGTCCGTCTGACTTGTCTTTGTTGCCGGGATTTGGAAAACATGTTGTTGTCCCATTGTGGAAAGGAGAGGTAAGTTATTTATGAAGTGGAATATGTAATGTTTTGCAGCTCCAAACCCGGTATTTGAGGGTAATGAACAACGGGGAAAAAATCAACAACTTCAAACCATGTCCGAAAGAGTACTTGTGGTTTTGGAATGTCGTTAATGCTTCTGGACTTGAACCCCTGCGGTGGACAAATTACAATCACACCGATTGGGGGCTGTTGACGGCATTTGCATAGCGATGGCATCCTGAGACCGGTACTTTCCATCTTCCTATTGGTGAGATGACTATAACCTTGGACGACGTGTCTTCATTGCTTCATATTCCGATTACCGGAAAAATGCTCGACCACAACGGAACGTCATGCACAAAGGAAGATGGTGAAGAGATGTGTGTAGAGTATCTGAACTACCCTAGGAATAAATGCAAGaaagagtttaaaaaaaatgaaaggagcACATATAGGGTTTAAGGAGTTGAAGGATTTGTACATCGATAATTTGAAGAGTGCCTTGAAAGCTGAAAGGTTAAAGAAGCCTGTTGAAGATGTGGAATTCCTCAGGGAATGCACCATTAGATCATATTTGCTCTACTTGATCGGTGCAACCATTTTCACCAACAAAAGTATGCAGTACGTGGACGTCATTTTTCTTACCTACTTGCGAGACCTCAGTTTAGTTAACACGTGGAATTGAGGTGCTTCTGGGCTGGCATATTTGTACAACTACTTGGATGCTGCAAGCCGCCCGAGATGTGGAAATCATGGTGGTTATAACTGTTTCTTTCAGGTATATATACAAACTCAATATGCGTCTTGCTTTTTAACTGAATGTCGAttgttataattaaatattttacttaCCCATATCATGTGTTTTCAATAGGCCTGGATTATGGTGcatttcaaaacttttggtGGACGTTTTGTTGATGAAAGATACACCCACGACCAACCCTATGCGGCAAAATTTTTGCCTTTAAAAGGTCCAAAATTTCCAGGGGAGCATAGGTCCGCATTGGATACAATGCGTGTGGATGAAGTGGTGTTTTGCCCATATGAGGAGCACCGGCAAACCAGACCCTTTCAAGATATCAGTTGGTACACTGGCTGGATTATGTGTGGAAGTGCTATTATCAATCCACATTTGCCAGAGCGTGTCCTCCGACAATTTGGACATGTCCAGTCTATTCCTAGACACCCTGATGTCTCGCAAAGGCTGGTATGAATCGGTTTACGATTGCTGATGCATTTGCTTCCTACTTGACTGCCAACTATGTGACTGAGGAGATGCGAGGCCCAAGAGTTGTGCGTGCATTTGATACCGTACCCGGATACATTACATGGTTATACCGTGTTTCTCATTCGAAGATATTGCCACCGGTTGAAGCGGATCCACCAACACATGCTAACCTTGAGAAGGACAACGTGAGTGGCGAATGCGACGTGTCCGAGGTGACTAAGAAGGTTCGAGCGGAGTTGAGGAAAGCGCTTGATGGTCAACTGAATTTGGCGGATGCTTTGGTGGTTATTGAAAAAGCCTACATTGATTTGGAGCATGTGGATGCATATTTGGTGCGACGGAAGAGGAAAAGAGACTCGGGTGaaggaacaaagaaaagaaattagaagaagaaaaccacGGAAGATGCCGGAACAAGTAgcttgtagttttttatttttgttttcgctatattttttttttaatcttaccgTGTACAATGGAACAATTTGGCCGTATAATTTCTTTTTGCTTGGAATGTATGAACATGGATTTTGATTGAATGTGGTTTCTATTGAATGCGGTTTCtatttaatttggtttttattggatttggattggaATGTATGAATTTCATTTGAAATACGATTATATCCGAACAGGTGATTTCGCGTGGATGTGATCCCACGGATGATACATTGTTTAAACGCCATTTGATTGGAAGAAAACATATTTCGGTAACCTTTTGCCGAAACATACAAATTACAGTGAGCCAGGGAAAAATTCGGTAGGACattaccgaaatctgggtaaACTTCGGTTCATAGTTACCGAATTAATGCTTTCGGTAGATTTTTGCCGAAATTACCTTATTCCAGTGAGCGAGAGAAAATTACGGTACCTACCTACCGAAATCTGGTAAAAGTTTGGTATTCATTTACCGAAATAAAGGATAACTCTGGGGGGAGAGATGTCTTTGAAATTACACCGACTAATATTAGTTAGAAATTCAAGAAAATGAAACACACTTAGGCAAACTAAAAATGAcaacaaagatgaaaaggaaacACACTTAGGcaaactaaaaaacaaaacgAGAACAAAATGGTCGCATCACTTGGTAACATAATTTGGGTCTTCCGGTCCAACAAGACTAGCAAGGATGGCTTCAACAGATCTTGTCACTGTCGCATCTAGCTCGATATGCCCTGTGGAGCAGTACTGCTCGAAGATTGAAAACATAGTTTGGACATCATCATTGTTTTCAACAGTCATACGGGTGAAAGTAATGCGATCGTCAGCACCAATCGATGGCTTTCAATACAGGAGATTTGATACCGTTCTATTGTCATTCGGGTTGTTGACGGTGCGATTCAGTTGGTACAGCTGCTGTTTCAGACCTTCAAATGTTTCACCATCATTGATTCGAAACAAATTTGGTTTTTCATTGCCGAAGTAAACTGCCGCAAGAGTAGATCTCATTCGTTGTGTGAGTGAGACATccattttgcttttttttttgtcgagtGTTGAATTCAACAAAACACGTGAATTTAAAGATGGGTTTGGTGCACATTATTGTGGTAGGTGGGCGTTAATGAGGTAGGTTGGTAGTTAACGGAGTTAGGTGGGCTTAAATGTGGTAGGTGGATGTTGATTCGTTTGGCGAGCATTTAGAAAAATTAGAGGCAACATAAAAACGTGCAACATAAAagcattcattaattaaaaattcaacATCAACATAACTGAAAAATCAGCGAAAACATAAGCGAAAATGCAACGACAACATAACTGaaaattcaacaacaacataaataataaaatttcagtTTGTAACTACTAAGGTAGCATACAAACGTGGATATTTCGGATCCACTTCTACCCCATTGAACATTTCGTTCACATCTTCATCATTTTTCAACTCTTTCCACTCGTATTTTCGCGGTGCCTCATCATATCCACCGACATTATCACTGGTCAGATCGATTGTCGATTCGTAATACGCAATTctttctattttgatttgtctGCCGTATTTGAAGCGATACATGACTTCGATCTTGCGTTTAAGAGCCTGAATAGTTGTTAAAGTGTTCGACAGGTCAACGCAGAACAACTCGTCGTTACCGCGAAACTTAACTGAAAATGCATGAGATGTCGCCATATTGTTATTAACAAACCGATTTGAAGCACTCATTTAGCAAAATTGTGAAAACGTGTTTTTCCCAGCTATACACATTCGGCGGTTTTATACTACATTCAAACTAATTACAGCCACATAATTTCGTCGGTGTAATTTTAACCACAACAAATTGTCGGTGTAATCTTAACCACAAAAAAATTGTCGGTACAATCTCGACCACAAAAAGTGTCGATGTAATCTCAACCATAAATTAATTGTCAGATTCATAtcgattaatttatttatacgATTTTAACAACTTTTTAATCACATGCTTTCTTCTTTTCCCCCAGtgttcttttataccccctagTTGGAATTTGTAGCGATGAAACCATGTTTCGGTTCGGCAGATgtttaccgaaatctgggtacATTTTGGTACGTAGTTACCGAAATATATTTTCATGGCAACAAATCACAATGAAACGTTGTATATTCCATGGAATGACATCCACGCGAAATCCATTGTTTATGTTGTTCAGACACATTCATATTGGAAAAGAAATTCATACAATTATACAACATCAAAATTACTTCAACACTAATATCATTATATTGACACAAACAATTACACAACACCAAATCACTTCAATATATTTCATTACAAAATGGATGTCATTACATCTCGATTCATATCATTACAAAATGGATGTTCTttacatcaaaatatataacaacgtaaaatacattaaaataggccaaatgaTCAGTCAATCACCAATGGAGTTTCTCTACTACCTGCACCAACTGTTTTGACGGGGACAACGTTCTCGGTGCTCATCATCTCCTCGAACCTATGCTGCGCAGCTATGAATGAATCTTCCCAAACCAAACTTTGTTTAGCACAATATTGCTTTCAcgatttgtttgatttgggtATCGGACATCCAACTTTCAGCTTTACCAAAACATAGTGATCCGGTAACGCGCCAAGGCAAATAACCCTTGAAGACGGGTTTGGTGCCGAAATGGAATGCAATGGGAAAAAGGTTTCACAAGGGCCGTTTTGATGTATGGAGAGCTGAACAACTACTCTATCCAAGATGGTGGCCACGACATGTCCCATATCCGGCAACGTGAACCATTTATCCCTCGGTGCAACACTATTCCTATTACTATTACGTTGTCTCGTCCTCGGGGGTGGGAGTAGTGCATCACAAATATATTGGTAACACTTCTCGCAACCAAATATAGCAACATACATATCCTTATTCAATCTCAACTCCCTGCTCATGCTGCACCGTATCAGCTCAAAATCCTCTTTGTTGCCTCTCTGAGCCAATGCAACGGCACGGTACCCACAATAGCCGTCACCGTCCACATTGGTGATATCTTCAATGAAGGGATGCATGAATTTTGGCATGTGATTAATGCCAAAAATTTGAGATGAGGTTAGTGGCAATGGGTTGGACACAGTAGGAGGAGCTTCATACACCGTAGGCATAGGGTTTGATGCGGTAggttatgatgatgatgatggcctTGAGTGGGACGGAATTGACGGAGACGGCTTTGATGATTGCGAAGCTTGTGTCTCCGTGAAATATTCTTCAACATGCTCCCATCGAGACTTATCTCTGCTGGTGGATCTTGTTCCACGGAccacctttttctttttagccCCTTTTGATTTTACATTTGTGGTCGGAGGCTCCACATCGCTGGTTTCAGGAAACGCAATCTTGCGGAGTTGATCTCGGATCTCAATTTTCATGCTTACATCAGCTGTCCTCAATCGttcctaaaacaaacaaaaaattatgccattaaaaattaaaaaccaacgcATAATAATCGTAAAATCGTAAAATAAAGATATTAGAAATTATGCATTTAATAAACACTCACCTGAATTGCTTGCCACTCTGCCGTCCACGCATAATCGTCCTTGACATCGCCACCAACTTCTTCATCTTGGAAACACATTATCTTCCAATGTTTGTACACCTCATCGAGTCTAATGGGCCTATTGTGTAGCAGTTTCTTGGCAATCAAACACGCACATGGCAGCCCGTAGTTAGTCCTCATCAGACAACCACACTTCATGCTATCCATGCCAGTAAACTCGACTCTTTGTGATTCAGTGTGGATGTATTTCAATGCACATCTAGAGACTTTAAACATCAAAGTCGAGTAAAGAGCTTGATCCCGGTATGTGTGTCCATAAACAGACATGTTCTGGCCAAATTCAGTTTGTACTTGGGTGAATTGATTGCCTAACATTTTGTGCATCGATTCCTAACCCTTCACCAAATCACCGAGACCGTCGGTCAAGTAATCTTTCAAGACACCGTGGGCGCTTTCGGCTCTATTTGTGGTATGGTTGCCCATCTGCATATACTTGTCCACCCACACACTCACAACCTTCTCTTTGTCGGTGTCCAAAATTGTCTCTTCAACGTACCACACAAATTTTGGCCACCTTTCACATAACTTCCTAAAAGTCATAACATTTTCAGTATACTCGGCCTCAGTACACGAATCTAACACATCCGCAAAAGCCGAACAGACTTTTTCCCTCATGTCCGACGCCTTTACCTTTTCTCCATCCCTCACCTTGACCAGCTCGGCTGCCTTGCTCCTCACATTCTTCGTAACATGGAACCAACAAACCAACGCCGCCGCTTCTGGAAACACAGCCGGAATAGCATTCATCAATGGTAAATCTCGATCCGTCAAGATAATCTTCGGCAAATTTGCTTCACGCCTTAACAGACAACGCAGTTGTTGCATAGCCCATATAAAGTTGTCTTCCTTTTCTTTACTGAGCCAGGCAAAAGCAACGTTGAATGTCTTCTCGGTCGAAGTGAATCCGACTATCTCAAACAGCGGCATTTTGTACTTGCTGGTTTTGTATGTGGAGTCCATCATCAACACAGTATGAAAAGAGTTTAATAACGTTACGGACCTCAGATGTGCAAAGAATATATCTTGAAGATGTTCAACTCCATCTTCAACAATCGTCCGATACTTGAAGAAGTACTTGTTATCGTCAAGCTTTTTGCATAAGTGTTGCATCTCAGTCATGGACGCCCTCATTTTAGCTTTGTACCTATGACGAGCGTTGTACACTTGCTTTGCTGAGGTCTTGTTCTCTGGATCTCTCTCCTTTAATGTGGACAATATGTTTTTTGGAGCCACCGCATTCCTTGTCATCTCGTCCATAAAATCCTTCTCATGCGGTTTCAAACGCCCCGCCACGAGATGCCCTTCAAGCCCTTTGTCCAACTCGTGGTTATGCATACCGTTGACAAAAGTCAAACGCCATAGCTTTGTTTCCTTATTGTAATAACCACGAAGTCAGAATGGACATTCACATTTTCTCGTTCCGGACGAATCagatttcaacttcttcttggCTGGAACATACTTCCCACTACGTTCAcactctaacatcaattgagCCTTTCTTTTTTCGCCCGAATCGGATCGCCTAACTATAATGGCGAACCTTAAACTTTCTGACACGCTTCGAGCCCATTTGATCAACTCATCTCTGTCGCTCTCTTGCCTATCAGTCGCAAAGTGAGACGTCGTGTCAATTTCTATCGACTGCGGCACATTAGGAGGATTACTTGGTTGAGCACCAGCTGGAACAATGCCCGTTGCAAAAAGGCCAAGCACAACAGGTCGCCTCGGTTTAACTTCGTCAACTTCGTAAATTTCGCCTTCCATAACTACAACATAAGCAAATGCAAAAACAATCAATCAACCACATATAATAGTTACAATCCTATTACAATACTAATTAAACACATAGGACACTATTATGCAATTAGGAGTACAATTTATAAGTCAATATGAAGCCAAGTCAAGCCAAAGGCAGTGGACCaatatttcggttcgtataaccCGAAGGTCATATAACCTATACTTCAGTTTCCATTAACCGAAGGGTTACTGTCAGAACCCCTACGAAAACAGAGCCTATGATAGCTAGAAAAAACGAATTTAAATCGGTGTTTACCTGAGTTTTGAGCTTTGGTGCGtgttgaatccattagatgatGCTCCAATCTTGATTTCAAGCCTCAAATGCGTGAAAAATCGATCTTCTTCCCGTAAGCTTTTTTGATTTTCGTtttgtgaagaataagaagtgACAGCAGAGTATTTATATAAAGAAACACTTCGGTTAACATAAACCGAAGTAATTCAGCGagtggtttatataaaccgaagtccTTGGCCTGcggttcgtaaaaaccgaagttttctggcaaaaaaaatttataccgcaaggggcaaaatgagattttcggggggtataaaagaattgaggggggtcgggagagaaaacttcatATTATAAACATCACAATATAACGTTATTGGACACTCACAATTAATAATAAGGTGACTTTGCAGGGGTTTGATGGTTCAACTTGTTTAACTTTATGGTTCATTTGGTTCTGCATTTGAACTCCAATTTTCACGTCTCAAGGCGTTTCTACCATGAATTTTCTGAAGCTACAAGTTGTAGCGTGGCTTGGACGTACATTTGCTTTGATTTCAACgtgaaaacaaacaaacttaatgaTTGAAAGAGTTTGAATTTAAAGTCTTAAAGAATCCACGTTTAAACCGTCctaaactttattttaattttgtacttttttttaaggaagaaTGAATCAGATGATAAGTACTTAGTCTTGAACTGCACAACTCGATAATAAAATACCAATTGTTGTGCAATTGAATTTTGACCTATAATAAAATTTGTTATGCATTTGACCTAGCTAGTTTTATATAAAACTTTGATCTTAAAAGACATTTGTTTAGAAACTTTGAAACAATGTGGTTATTGTACctctatttctattttctttacAACATCGTTTTTGTATTTAAAGTCTTGTGATACACTATAGATAAACCTTTATATACGCAATTCCTTAGTATTAAAGTGCAAAAATGATTGTTGTAAATCAACATACGAAAATCACCATACttgaattttttcaaattgCGGGTATGAGAATGAGTACTAtaataccctacccattgtcatccctagagCCACAACACAACTACTTTTTACATTTTCCACATTTGTATAAGCAGTTATAACATATCCATTTTGACCAGATATACTTCAATTTGTTAGAAAATCCAGTACAACCTATGCAAAAAACCAAGATAGAGTGCAGAGCCAAATAAAATACAGCAGAAACAATATTATATTTACAGCATGAGCATACCAGTAGTACTAAAGTTACGGACCTAAGGCCAATATACCAGCAAGCCAAAAACTAACTAATTTAAACTAACAATGCAGAAAAACAAAGATTCCTTGATGGgtttatgaattatgaaaatgaatgaaacagtAATAATGAAGTAGAATGGAAGAAAAGCTTGCAATTGATATGAATGGAGTTTCAATTACTAGGTAGAAGATAACAGAATAaaggaaataacaaactagtagAGAGTCTACTAGCCCCAAAGCACTAAGTGCCCCAAATCACTAAAAGTGATCCCACTCAATAACAGAATTCCTCAATGATTCTTTCTCATTCCTTCTAGCCACATATATAGCACTGACTCATGCTTCTCA encodes:
- the LOC123922416 gene encoding uncharacterized protein LOC123922416 encodes the protein MPTVYEAPPTVSNPLPLTSSQIFGINHMPKFMHPFIEDITNVDGDGYCGYRAVALAQRGNKEDFELIRCSMSRELRLNKDMYVAIFGCEKCYQYICDALLPPPRTRQRNSNRNSVAPRDKWFTLPDMGHVVATILDRVVVQLSIHQNGPCETFFPLHSISAPNPSSRVICLGALPDHYVLVKLKVGCPIPKSNKS